In one Nicotiana tomentosiformis chromosome 6, ASM39032v3, whole genome shotgun sequence genomic region, the following are encoded:
- the LOC104118282 gene encoding uncharacterized protein isoform X1, translated as MLNSNVTPISSSLFPLEYWVLPAFPHICGKLGPKNCGEHLEQAKNSFPVCKCGFDMLDAGFFNDCKKLEIQKGAQDFNIPIIGSYRKLVATENGGLHNPSPLVFNSVWNAKEVKQGTGKFNSPVYSGIQRPKNDEDIAFMSILELGQLLKEKLITSAELTGIFLDRLKRYGPVLESVITITEELAYQQAKEADQLLSKGKYLGPLHGIPYGLKDIIAVPNYPTTWGSKSFKDQVLDLEAWVYKRLKSAGAVLVAKLVAGSLAYDDIWFGGRTRNPWNMEEFSTGSSAGPASCTSTGIVPFAIGSETVGSITYPAARCGVTALRPTFGAVGRTGVMSISESLDKLGPFCRSEAGCAVVLDAILGKDPDDLSSRDIALVDPFSVDITKLTVGYLEDADKEVVNVLQSKGAKMVPFDLKYTVDIAQGIVNFTMDVDMLAHFDEWQRSNKDNEFEAENQWPLELRRARVITAVDYIQAQRARSKLIQEVRESFKVDAFNGDATDWEKVCVGNLVGMPVVVVPIGFKKIPNAPTDDTRRRTTITTGIYAPPDHDHVALALAMAYQSVTNHHKQRPPIDDIGPNDSIPNPPTSMIPARQLRGY; from the exons ATGTTAAACAGCAACGTAACTCCAATTTCTTCTTCATTATTCCCATTAGAATATTGGGTTTTGCCTGCATTTCCACATATATG TGGGAAGTTGGGTCCTAAAAACTGCGGGGAACACTTGGAACAGGCCAAAAATAGTTTTCCAGTATGTAAATGTGGATTTGATATGTTGGACGCTGGTTTTTTCAATGACTGTAAG AAGCTTGAAATTCAAAAGGGTGCACAAGATTTTAACATTCCTATAATCGGAAGCTATAGGAAGTTAGTCGCTACTGAAAATGGAGGTCTACATAACCCTTCTCCTTTGGTTTTCAATTCTGTATGGAATGCGAAAGAAGTAAAGCAAGGAACAGGCAAGTTCAATTCCCCTGTATACTCTGGTATTCAAAGGCCAAAAAATGATGAGGATATTGCTTTTATGAGT ATTCTTGAACTTGGGCAACTTCTAAAGGAAAAATTAATTACATCAGCGGAGCTAACAGGAATATTTTTGGACAGATTAAAAAG GTATGGTCCTGTCCTTGAATCCGTTATCACAATTACTGAAGAATTAGCATATCAACAAGCAAAAGAAGCTGATCAACTGCTTTCAAAAGGCAAATATTTGG GTCCTCTTCATGGGATTCCGTATGGTTTGAAGGACATTATTGCAGTACCAAACTATCCCACAACATGGGGCTCCAAATCTTTCAAAGATCAAGTTCTTGATCTCGAAGCTTGGGTTTATAAGAG GCTGAAATCTGCTGGTGCTGTTCTTGTTGCAAAATTAGTCGCTGGTTCTTTAGCATATGATGATATCTGGTTTGGCGGTAGAACAAGAAATCCATGGAATATGGAAGAATTTTCTACTGGTTCATCGGCAGGGCCAGCTTCCTGCACCTCAACAG GTATAGTTCCTTTTGCAATTGGTTCAGAAACTGTTGGGTCGATTACCTACCCAGCTGCTAGGTGTGGTGTTACTGCATTGCGGCCCACTTTTGGAGCTGTTGGTCGTACTGGAGTTATGAGCATATCTGAAAGCTTG GACAAACTAGGACCATTTTGTAGAAGTGAAGCAGGTTGCGCTGTTGTTCTCGATGCCATCCTGGGAAAGGACCCAGATGATCTTTCATCCAGAGACATCGCGTTAGTTGATCCATTTTCAGTTGACATCACAAAACTCACTGTCGGTTATCTTGAGGACGCTGACAAGGAA GTTGTTAATGTACTTCAATCAAAGGGAGCGAAGATGGTTCCTTTTGATCTGAAATATACTGTTGACATTGCTCAAGGTATTGTCAACTTCACTATGGATGTTGACATGCTAGCCCACTTTGATGAGTGGCAACGCTCTAACAAGGATAATGAATTTGAAGCTGAAAACCAATGGCCTCTTGAACTTCGACGTGCCCGTGTAATAACTGCTGTAGACTATATTCAG GCACAGAGAGCTAGAAGCAAATTGATTCAGGAAGTCAGAGAAAGCTTCAAAGTTGACGCGTTTAATGGAGATGCAACTGATTGGGAGAAAGTTTGTGTGGGCAATCTAGTGGGTATGCCAGTAGTGGTGGTTCCAATAGGATTTAAGAAGATACCGAATGCTCCAACAGATGATACTCGCAGGAGGACAACAATCACTACAGGCATTTATGCTCCTCCCGACCATGATCATGTT GCTTTAGCATTGGCAATGGCTTATCAGTCAGTCACCAATCATCATAAGCAGCGTCCTCCAATTGATGATATTGGGCCAAACGATTCGATTCCAAACCCACCCACATCCATGATACCCGCAAGACAACTGCGTGGTTATTAA
- the LOC104118282 gene encoding uncharacterized protein isoform X3, which translates to MDSGKLGPKNCGEHLEQAKNSFPVCKCGFDMLDAGFFNDCKKLEIQKGAQDFNIPIIGSYRKLVATENGGLHNPSPLVFNSVWNAKEVKQGTGKFNSPVYSGIQRPKNDEDIAFMSILELGQLLKEKLITSAELTGIFLDRLKRYGPVLESVITITEELAYQQAKEADQLLSKGKYLGPLHGIPYGLKDIIAVPNYPTTWGSKSFKDQVLDLEAWVYKRLKSAGAVLVAKLVAGSLAYDDIWFGGRTRNPWNMEEFSTGSSAGPASCTSTGIVPFAIGSETVGSITYPAARCGVTALRPTFGAVGRTGVMSISESLDKLGPFCRSEAGCAVVLDAILGKDPDDLSSRDIALVDPFSVDITKLTVGYLEDADKEVVNVLQSKGAKMVPFDLKYTVDIAQGIVNFTMDVDMLAHFDEWQRSNKDNEFEAENQWPLELRRARVITAVDYIQAQRARSKLIQEVRESFKVDAFNGDATDWEKVCVGNLVGMPVVVVPIGFKKIPNAPTDDTRRRTTITTGIYAPPDHDHVALALAMAYQSVTNHHKQRPPIDDIGPNDSIPNPPTSMIPARQLRGY; encoded by the exons ATG GACAGTGGGAAGTTGGGTCCTAAAAACTGCGGGGAACACTTGGAACAGGCCAAAAATAGTTTTCCAGTATGTAAATGTGGATTTGATATGTTGGACGCTGGTTTTTTCAATGACTGTAAG AAGCTTGAAATTCAAAAGGGTGCACAAGATTTTAACATTCCTATAATCGGAAGCTATAGGAAGTTAGTCGCTACTGAAAATGGAGGTCTACATAACCCTTCTCCTTTGGTTTTCAATTCTGTATGGAATGCGAAAGAAGTAAAGCAAGGAACAGGCAAGTTCAATTCCCCTGTATACTCTGGTATTCAAAGGCCAAAAAATGATGAGGATATTGCTTTTATGAGT ATTCTTGAACTTGGGCAACTTCTAAAGGAAAAATTAATTACATCAGCGGAGCTAACAGGAATATTTTTGGACAGATTAAAAAG GTATGGTCCTGTCCTTGAATCCGTTATCACAATTACTGAAGAATTAGCATATCAACAAGCAAAAGAAGCTGATCAACTGCTTTCAAAAGGCAAATATTTGG GTCCTCTTCATGGGATTCCGTATGGTTTGAAGGACATTATTGCAGTACCAAACTATCCCACAACATGGGGCTCCAAATCTTTCAAAGATCAAGTTCTTGATCTCGAAGCTTGGGTTTATAAGAG GCTGAAATCTGCTGGTGCTGTTCTTGTTGCAAAATTAGTCGCTGGTTCTTTAGCATATGATGATATCTGGTTTGGCGGTAGAACAAGAAATCCATGGAATATGGAAGAATTTTCTACTGGTTCATCGGCAGGGCCAGCTTCCTGCACCTCAACAG GTATAGTTCCTTTTGCAATTGGTTCAGAAACTGTTGGGTCGATTACCTACCCAGCTGCTAGGTGTGGTGTTACTGCATTGCGGCCCACTTTTGGAGCTGTTGGTCGTACTGGAGTTATGAGCATATCTGAAAGCTTG GACAAACTAGGACCATTTTGTAGAAGTGAAGCAGGTTGCGCTGTTGTTCTCGATGCCATCCTGGGAAAGGACCCAGATGATCTTTCATCCAGAGACATCGCGTTAGTTGATCCATTTTCAGTTGACATCACAAAACTCACTGTCGGTTATCTTGAGGACGCTGACAAGGAA GTTGTTAATGTACTTCAATCAAAGGGAGCGAAGATGGTTCCTTTTGATCTGAAATATACTGTTGACATTGCTCAAGGTATTGTCAACTTCACTATGGATGTTGACATGCTAGCCCACTTTGATGAGTGGCAACGCTCTAACAAGGATAATGAATTTGAAGCTGAAAACCAATGGCCTCTTGAACTTCGACGTGCCCGTGTAATAACTGCTGTAGACTATATTCAG GCACAGAGAGCTAGAAGCAAATTGATTCAGGAAGTCAGAGAAAGCTTCAAAGTTGACGCGTTTAATGGAGATGCAACTGATTGGGAGAAAGTTTGTGTGGGCAATCTAGTGGGTATGCCAGTAGTGGTGGTTCCAATAGGATTTAAGAAGATACCGAATGCTCCAACAGATGATACTCGCAGGAGGACAACAATCACTACAGGCATTTATGCTCCTCCCGACCATGATCATGTT GCTTTAGCATTGGCAATGGCTTATCAGTCAGTCACCAATCATCATAAGCAGCGTCCTCCAATTGATGATATTGGGCCAAACGATTCGATTCCAAACCCACCCACATCCATGATACCCGCAAGACAACTGCGTGGTTATTAA
- the LOC104118282 gene encoding uncharacterized protein isoform X2 — translation MVRICRKLRKYLPQSTWGYYSRDLTSSGKLGPKNCGEHLEQAKNSFPVCKCGFDMLDAGFFNDCKKLEIQKGAQDFNIPIIGSYRKLVATENGGLHNPSPLVFNSVWNAKEVKQGTGKFNSPVYSGIQRPKNDEDIAFMSILELGQLLKEKLITSAELTGIFLDRLKRYGPVLESVITITEELAYQQAKEADQLLSKGKYLGPLHGIPYGLKDIIAVPNYPTTWGSKSFKDQVLDLEAWVYKRLKSAGAVLVAKLVAGSLAYDDIWFGGRTRNPWNMEEFSTGSSAGPASCTSTGIVPFAIGSETVGSITYPAARCGVTALRPTFGAVGRTGVMSISESLDKLGPFCRSEAGCAVVLDAILGKDPDDLSSRDIALVDPFSVDITKLTVGYLEDADKEVVNVLQSKGAKMVPFDLKYTVDIAQGIVNFTMDVDMLAHFDEWQRSNKDNEFEAENQWPLELRRARVITAVDYIQAQRARSKLIQEVRESFKVDAFNGDATDWEKVCVGNLVGMPVVVVPIGFKKIPNAPTDDTRRRTTITTGIYAPPDHDHVALALAMAYQSVTNHHKQRPPIDDIGPNDSIPNPPTSMIPARQLRGY, via the exons ATG GTCAGAATTTGTAGAAAGTTACGCAAATATTTACCACAGAGCACCTGGGGTTATTATTCCAGGGACCTTACGTCAAG TGGGAAGTTGGGTCCTAAAAACTGCGGGGAACACTTGGAACAGGCCAAAAATAGTTTTCCAGTATGTAAATGTGGATTTGATATGTTGGACGCTGGTTTTTTCAATGACTGTAAG AAGCTTGAAATTCAAAAGGGTGCACAAGATTTTAACATTCCTATAATCGGAAGCTATAGGAAGTTAGTCGCTACTGAAAATGGAGGTCTACATAACCCTTCTCCTTTGGTTTTCAATTCTGTATGGAATGCGAAAGAAGTAAAGCAAGGAACAGGCAAGTTCAATTCCCCTGTATACTCTGGTATTCAAAGGCCAAAAAATGATGAGGATATTGCTTTTATGAGT ATTCTTGAACTTGGGCAACTTCTAAAGGAAAAATTAATTACATCAGCGGAGCTAACAGGAATATTTTTGGACAGATTAAAAAG GTATGGTCCTGTCCTTGAATCCGTTATCACAATTACTGAAGAATTAGCATATCAACAAGCAAAAGAAGCTGATCAACTGCTTTCAAAAGGCAAATATTTGG GTCCTCTTCATGGGATTCCGTATGGTTTGAAGGACATTATTGCAGTACCAAACTATCCCACAACATGGGGCTCCAAATCTTTCAAAGATCAAGTTCTTGATCTCGAAGCTTGGGTTTATAAGAG GCTGAAATCTGCTGGTGCTGTTCTTGTTGCAAAATTAGTCGCTGGTTCTTTAGCATATGATGATATCTGGTTTGGCGGTAGAACAAGAAATCCATGGAATATGGAAGAATTTTCTACTGGTTCATCGGCAGGGCCAGCTTCCTGCACCTCAACAG GTATAGTTCCTTTTGCAATTGGTTCAGAAACTGTTGGGTCGATTACCTACCCAGCTGCTAGGTGTGGTGTTACTGCATTGCGGCCCACTTTTGGAGCTGTTGGTCGTACTGGAGTTATGAGCATATCTGAAAGCTTG GACAAACTAGGACCATTTTGTAGAAGTGAAGCAGGTTGCGCTGTTGTTCTCGATGCCATCCTGGGAAAGGACCCAGATGATCTTTCATCCAGAGACATCGCGTTAGTTGATCCATTTTCAGTTGACATCACAAAACTCACTGTCGGTTATCTTGAGGACGCTGACAAGGAA GTTGTTAATGTACTTCAATCAAAGGGAGCGAAGATGGTTCCTTTTGATCTGAAATATACTGTTGACATTGCTCAAGGTATTGTCAACTTCACTATGGATGTTGACATGCTAGCCCACTTTGATGAGTGGCAACGCTCTAACAAGGATAATGAATTTGAAGCTGAAAACCAATGGCCTCTTGAACTTCGACGTGCCCGTGTAATAACTGCTGTAGACTATATTCAG GCACAGAGAGCTAGAAGCAAATTGATTCAGGAAGTCAGAGAAAGCTTCAAAGTTGACGCGTTTAATGGAGATGCAACTGATTGGGAGAAAGTTTGTGTGGGCAATCTAGTGGGTATGCCAGTAGTGGTGGTTCCAATAGGATTTAAGAAGATACCGAATGCTCCAACAGATGATACTCGCAGGAGGACAACAATCACTACAGGCATTTATGCTCCTCCCGACCATGATCATGTT GCTTTAGCATTGGCAATGGCTTATCAGTCAGTCACCAATCATCATAAGCAGCGTCCTCCAATTGATGATATTGGGCCAAACGATTCGATTCCAAACCCACCCACATCCATGATACCCGCAAGACAACTGCGTGGTTATTAA
- the LOC104118282 gene encoding uncharacterized protein isoform X4, which yields MLDAGFFNDCKKLEIQKGAQDFNIPIIGSYRKLVATENGGLHNPSPLVFNSVWNAKEVKQGTGKFNSPVYSGIQRPKNDEDIAFMSILELGQLLKEKLITSAELTGIFLDRLKRYGPVLESVITITEELAYQQAKEADQLLSKGKYLGPLHGIPYGLKDIIAVPNYPTTWGSKSFKDQVLDLEAWVYKRLKSAGAVLVAKLVAGSLAYDDIWFGGRTRNPWNMEEFSTGSSAGPASCTSTGIVPFAIGSETVGSITYPAARCGVTALRPTFGAVGRTGVMSISESLDKLGPFCRSEAGCAVVLDAILGKDPDDLSSRDIALVDPFSVDITKLTVGYLEDADKEVVNVLQSKGAKMVPFDLKYTVDIAQGIVNFTMDVDMLAHFDEWQRSNKDNEFEAENQWPLELRRARVITAVDYIQAQRARSKLIQEVRESFKVDAFNGDATDWEKVCVGNLVGMPVVVVPIGFKKIPNAPTDDTRRRTTITTGIYAPPDHDHVALALAMAYQSVTNHHKQRPPIDDIGPNDSIPNPPTSMIPARQLRGY from the exons ATGTTGGACGCTGGTTTTTTCAATGACTGTAAG AAGCTTGAAATTCAAAAGGGTGCACAAGATTTTAACATTCCTATAATCGGAAGCTATAGGAAGTTAGTCGCTACTGAAAATGGAGGTCTACATAACCCTTCTCCTTTGGTTTTCAATTCTGTATGGAATGCGAAAGAAGTAAAGCAAGGAACAGGCAAGTTCAATTCCCCTGTATACTCTGGTATTCAAAGGCCAAAAAATGATGAGGATATTGCTTTTATGAGT ATTCTTGAACTTGGGCAACTTCTAAAGGAAAAATTAATTACATCAGCGGAGCTAACAGGAATATTTTTGGACAGATTAAAAAG GTATGGTCCTGTCCTTGAATCCGTTATCACAATTACTGAAGAATTAGCATATCAACAAGCAAAAGAAGCTGATCAACTGCTTTCAAAAGGCAAATATTTGG GTCCTCTTCATGGGATTCCGTATGGTTTGAAGGACATTATTGCAGTACCAAACTATCCCACAACATGGGGCTCCAAATCTTTCAAAGATCAAGTTCTTGATCTCGAAGCTTGGGTTTATAAGAG GCTGAAATCTGCTGGTGCTGTTCTTGTTGCAAAATTAGTCGCTGGTTCTTTAGCATATGATGATATCTGGTTTGGCGGTAGAACAAGAAATCCATGGAATATGGAAGAATTTTCTACTGGTTCATCGGCAGGGCCAGCTTCCTGCACCTCAACAG GTATAGTTCCTTTTGCAATTGGTTCAGAAACTGTTGGGTCGATTACCTACCCAGCTGCTAGGTGTGGTGTTACTGCATTGCGGCCCACTTTTGGAGCTGTTGGTCGTACTGGAGTTATGAGCATATCTGAAAGCTTG GACAAACTAGGACCATTTTGTAGAAGTGAAGCAGGTTGCGCTGTTGTTCTCGATGCCATCCTGGGAAAGGACCCAGATGATCTTTCATCCAGAGACATCGCGTTAGTTGATCCATTTTCAGTTGACATCACAAAACTCACTGTCGGTTATCTTGAGGACGCTGACAAGGAA GTTGTTAATGTACTTCAATCAAAGGGAGCGAAGATGGTTCCTTTTGATCTGAAATATACTGTTGACATTGCTCAAGGTATTGTCAACTTCACTATGGATGTTGACATGCTAGCCCACTTTGATGAGTGGCAACGCTCTAACAAGGATAATGAATTTGAAGCTGAAAACCAATGGCCTCTTGAACTTCGACGTGCCCGTGTAATAACTGCTGTAGACTATATTCAG GCACAGAGAGCTAGAAGCAAATTGATTCAGGAAGTCAGAGAAAGCTTCAAAGTTGACGCGTTTAATGGAGATGCAACTGATTGGGAGAAAGTTTGTGTGGGCAATCTAGTGGGTATGCCAGTAGTGGTGGTTCCAATAGGATTTAAGAAGATACCGAATGCTCCAACAGATGATACTCGCAGGAGGACAACAATCACTACAGGCATTTATGCTCCTCCCGACCATGATCATGTT GCTTTAGCATTGGCAATGGCTTATCAGTCAGTCACCAATCATCATAAGCAGCGTCCTCCAATTGATGATATTGGGCCAAACGATTCGATTCCAAACCCACCCACATCCATGATACCCGCAAGACAACTGCGTGGTTATTAA
- the LOC104118281 gene encoding calnexin homolog 1-like — MEERNRRMWTQYALLLLAGCFVSQLYASSDVKFYESFDEAFDGRWIASEKEDYNGVWKHAKSEGHDDHGLLVSEKARKYAIVKELDDVVDLKDGTVVLQYEVRLQDGLECGGAYLKYLRPQEAGWIPKEFNNESPYTIMFGPDKCGATNKVHFILKHKNPKSGEYIEHHLKFPPSVPSDKLTHVYTAVLRPNNELLILIDGEEKKKANFLSEDDFEPSLIPAQTIPDPEDKKPEDWDEREKIPDPDAKKPDDWDEDAPMEIEDEEAEKPEGWLDDEPEEIDDPEATKPEDWVDEEDGEWEAPKIDNPKCAEGPGCGEWRRPMKSNPAYKGKWHAPLIDNPNYKGIWKPKDIPNPNYFELDRPNFEPIAAIGIEIWTMQDGILFDNILIASDERVAESYRKTAWKPKFDAEKEKQKAEEATISGGLKGFQKVVFDLLYKMADIPLLGEHKSKVLDLLEKAETKPNLTVGVVISIVIVIFTVLLKLTFGGKKLQPARATGEPKKSDGAEASTSNSQGATEEKEEQNEDAAAAPRRRTRRDN, encoded by the exons ATGGAAGAGCGGAACCGGAGGATGTGGACGCAATATGCGTTGTTGCTATTGGCCGGTTGCTTCGTCTCTCAACTCTACGCCTCTTCAGATGTG AAATTTTACGAGTCATTCGATGAGGCATTTGATGGGCGTTGGATTGCGTCTGAGAAAGAGGACTATAATG GTGTGTGGAAACATGCCAAGAGTGAAGGACATGATGACCATGGGCTTCTTGTGAGTGAGAAGGCAAGGAAATATGCTATTGTTAAGGAGCTTGATGATGTTGTCGACCTCAAAGATGGAACTGTGGTTCTTCAATATGAAGTTCGCCTCCAGGATGGACTTGAATGTGGTGGTGCCTATCTTAAATACCTCCGGCCCCAGGAGGCAGGTTGGATTCCCAAGGAATTCAACAATGAGTCTCCCTATACTATAATGTTTGGACCAGATAAATGTGGAGCCACAAACAAGGTTCACTTCATCTTGAAACATAAGAATCCTAAGAGCGGGGAGTACATCGAGCACCACCTTAAGTTTCCACCATCTGTACCTTCTGACAAACTAACCCATGTTTACACTGCTGTGCTGAGACCGAACAATGAGTTGCTGATCTTGATTGATGGGGAAGAGAAGAAGAAGGCTAACTTTCTTTCAGAGGATGATTTTGAGCCATCTCTCATTCCTGCACAGACGATTCCAGATCCAGAAGATAAGAAGCCCGAGGACTGGGATGAGAGGGAAAAAATCCCAGACCCAGATGCTAAGAAACCAGATGATTGGGACGAGGATGCACCAATGGAGATTGAAGATGAGGAAGCTGAGAAGCCCGAGGGATGGCTGGATGACGAACCTGAAGAGATCGATGATCCTGAGGCAACAAAGCCTGAAGATTGGGTTGATGAGGAAGATGGTGAATGGGAGGCTCCAAAAATTGATAACCCGAAGTGTGCCGAGGGCCCTGGATGTGGGGAGTGGAGAAGACCAATGAAGAGCAATCCAGCTTACAAGGGAAAATGGCATGCTCCATTGATTGACAATCCCAATTACAAGGGTATTTGGAAGCCAAAGGATATTCCAAATCCTAACTATTTCGAACTCGACAGGCCGAATTTTGAGCCTATTGCAGCAATTGGCATTGAAATTTGGACAATGCAAGATGGTATTTTGTTTGACAATATCTTGATAGCCAGTGATGAGAGAGTTGCAGAATCATACAGGAAGACTGCATGGAAGCCCAAGTTTGATGCAGAGAAAGAGAAACAGAAGGCTGAGGAAGCAACGATCTCTGGTGGGCTCAAAGGATTCCAG AAAGTGGTATTTGATCTTCTCTACAAGATGGCTGACATCCCCTTGTTGGGTGAACACAAGTCCAAAGTCCTG GATCTTCTTGAGAAGGCTGAGACAAAGCCTAATCTCACAGTTGGTGTTGTCATTTCAATCGTAATTGTCATCTTCACAGTTCTCTTGAAACTCACCTTTGGTGGGAAGAAGCTGCAACCT GCAAGAGCTACTGGAGAGCCTAAGAAAAGTGATGGTGCCGAGGCATCAACTTCTAACAGTCAAGGAGCTACGGAGGAGAAAGAAGAGCAGAATGAGGATGCTGCTGCTGCTCCTCGTAGAAGGACTAGACGTGATAATTAG